The sequence atatctcactgccaggggtgctgacttttggatgagatgctaaaccaagggcttgtctgccctctcaggcggatGTAAAGATCCCACAGGACGATTGGCTGACATGTGTTCTGTATTACAACAGtaattgcacttcaaaagtatttcattggctgcaaagcacttgggGACATCCTGAGACCATGAAAGGTGCAAtgtgaatgcaagttctttcttttctctaaATCCCCCAGCTCCACAATGGAAATGCGTTGATGTTGCAGTGTCATTAAAGGTGTCTTTGAACAGGCCTCCTTGATGATTCTAGAGAAAGTAACTGGAGAAACCAACACCTGCCCCCACAACTTTCCCCGCCCTTCCCATCGAAGCCCAGGGACTAAACTGTTCAGACTGCCCCATGCACAGATTGTCGATGCTCCTCAATATAATAAGCAGAGAAACTCTGGCCTGAAGTCAGAGGTCAGTTCTGACCATTCAAGTTTGGGATTGGTCATTTATCACCAAAACTCACCTTTGATCAGCGGCAGCTTATTCCCCACGATGAAAATTTGTTTACGTTTCTCTGTTGGAGTGGACGACGGGACCGAGTTCATCAGCTCCCTGAGTGTGCCTAGTGTAGGTTGGTGCATTGTggtttgcacagctctctctgaAGGTGTTGGGTTAATGTGTGAGTGCAGAGGCTGCGACGTTGGCGTCAGTGATATCAGCATTCCCAATCCTGGGGTGGGTGAGTTTGGAGAGGTGTCAACCTTGCCCAGTGTCCAGCTGTCACTGCGTCtaggtgttggggtggtgggaatCCTGTGAGTTATCACTGACTTGGCTATAATTGTAACTGCTGGAAGTGACGTGGCTCCTTCAGGAGAAGCTGAGGACCCCGAGGTTGGGACAACCCCATGGCCAGTTGACAGTGTCCCTAAATCAGATTGACCCCAAGTCCAAAAGCCCTCAGTGGTGGCAGAGTGTGCAGCAGCAAGTGTTGACAATATTTCCCTTTGCCACTGTTTGTTTCCTGTGGGCTTGGCTGATTGGGATACATTGCTGTTAAGATCCTTTGTGCCAACGTGTGTGACTGGAGAACCATCATTAGGCTGTGATCCCAACTGGTTCACCCGAAGCATCCATGACAAGGTAGTTTCCTCACTGGTTACAAGCTTTTCTTCCTCTTCAGCAGAAGAAAAagctggaggaggaggaactgTAATCTTCAAATCGATGGTGGTTGGCCAGGTTGGTTCCCCTCTATCTGAGACACCAGAAGTTGCAGAGGAGCTGCCAAATGTTTGTgaactccctgtgccagtctGGTCAGATGATGGTTGAGATGCTGTCTCAAAGGTGGATATAGATGGCAGAAGCTGTGCCAAGTTTGTCACTGAAACAACAGAGTCGGTCAACACTGGAAGCAAAGGAGATGTTGGGGGTCTGGTATCAGGCTGAGCTTGATCCAAGGATCCTGGAGTAAAGGATGGTGTTCCCGAAGCAATTACTGATCTGTTCATCTCAGTCACCTTCTGGAAAGTTTGGTTCATTACTGAGGTTAATGTCTCTCTGAGCCTCTCACCTGCAGATGTTTGTGCCTCAGTTGTCCTTCCTGAAGATGAGATTGGATTGTCAGATCTGGGCATTTTGGTTTTACTTAAGGTTGGAGCAATGGTTCCTCGAGTACTGGATAGTGATGGGGACGCCTCCAAGTCTGTTGAAGATCTCTCTGGCAACCATGTGAGTGATAGGGTGGTTGGAAAGATTTCTTTAGGTGGAGATGCACTGTGATCAACTTCAACAGATGTTGGGCTTACACTCGCTGGTGGCTGTGGTGTGATGGGCTCTGGTGCGGGTGTTCTTGGGCTGAATGATGGGACTCTGTCCCCATATACTATGTTACCTTCAGTTTGAGACCCACCTGTATTTTTCCCTCCAGAATTTGACGGTGAACTGGTTCCTCCCTCGAACCATGTGGTTTTACCAGAAGGTTCTACGGTAACCATCATTTCAATAGTGCTGTCATGGAGAGTATTCATTCTGTTGCCATTCTTTTCAGTCCCCGGTAAGTCAAAAATGACTGAGATTCCTGAACTGCTTTTAGCCCTCGGAGTAACCTCTAACCTTTGGCTGTGAGTGGCCATCACCTTGGTCGTTCCATCTTTAGTGAAGGTTAACAGTGTCAcattcccatcaccctccactGGGGTGTCTCTAGTACTCAGAATCTCAGAGCCCCTGCCTGTAACACCACCACTATCCTCTGTCACTTCACTTGACACCATTTCACCTCCACTTCCATCAACAGAATTGGCAGCGAAAGTCATACCTGGAGTCAATGAAATGGAGCTGAGGATTCTGTTAGTGAACAATTCCCCTTGTGTCGTGAGGGCATTTTTATCCGTTACTGGGAACTGTGATCGAGCACTCTGTGTCGTGATGGCACTACTCAGAGAGGCAACTGTTGGAAGTATTTCAGGGAGacattcactgccactgggtcctGACTCATAGCTCAGTGTTGTGGTATCTTTTTTAGCACCTTCCTGTACTGGAAGGTTTGAAGAATGGGTCATCAGCTCAGGAACTTCAAACATGTTCCCGGAATTGGACACAGATTTAATCATTACTTGGTTGAGAGTTGATGTAATGGATCCATCAAAATCTGATGAAGTGCCTTTGAAATCTAATGTCCAATGAGTGGTTTCTAGCTGATTCACTGCCCCTACCACTGGATCCATCTTGAAGCTGTTTACGAGATTTTGTGTGTTTACATTTTGAGTGGAGAGCAATTCTGAAATGTCAGTGGTCTGAGAGAAGAAAAGTGTATGTTGATCTGACTCACTTTCCTGTTTCCTGCCTTGTTCTGAGTGAGGTGTGATAAGCTCACTGGGGTTGGCAGGGACACCCGGAAGGGAGTTTTGGTCCTGACTTTCAGTCCATGCTGTGTCGCTTGCTGTACTGGATCTTTCCACCCTGTTCACAGAACCACTTCCTGGGAAAATCTCCACAATTCCCTCGTCAGCAAGAATACTTAAATGAGCTGAAAGGTCATGAGCTGGGGTCGACGTGACTGGAACCTTCACTTCATCCCATGACTGGGGCCTTGTCACTAATTCAATCTCAGGGTCTGCCGAAAGAGTGATGCCATGTGTGCATGAGCGGCCCTGCTGGCTGCTCCTCCACTGatcattggaaacctcatctccaGAAATGCTCGCTGTGACAGACGGGATTTTAAATGCCATTGGTGGCATTGTTCCTGCTGATTGGGTTGTTGATGCTTGGTCAGTGTTTGGTGAAATGCTGGTTACAAGATCTCCTGAGATCTTTAGCGGGGATTTTGGTCCTCCCAGTGAAATACTGACTGGGCGAGTATTGGCATCATTTCTGGTATCCATGTCTTCTTCACTAGTGTTCATCTCAGCGGGTTCCACAGTCCATGTGCTGGTCAGCAGTGGCAGCTGCTCTGAgttggaatctgtaccccagggTCGTTCTGATGAGTCCAGGGCAGGCTGGCTGTTCAGTTTGGTTCTGCTTTGGTTCATCACATTCCTCTGGTCTTTGTTTTGAATAACTGGAGATGGAGCTAATGAATTCTTCAAACTTAATAATGGCGTATTATCGATCGTACTTGTACTGTCAGATAAAAAAGAGAATGGAAGTCTGGGGCCGAGAGACAGTGTTGAGTCAAGGTTCAGTTTGGAGTTGAGTGTTAGAGTGGAGGCAGAGTTCAGACTGGGGCcagatggagagggggatgggggattcGGACCAGGGCCAGAGGAGGAGTGGAAGGGGGAGCTCGGACCGgggccagagggggagggggagctcggACCGGggtcagagggggagggggaggtcggACCAGggccggagggggagggggagctcggACTGTGgccggaggggggaggggagctcGGACTGTGgccggaggggggaggggagctcAGACCGGGGCCAGAGGGGGAGCTCAGACCGgggccagagggggagggggagctcggACCGgggccagagggggagggggaggtcggACCAGggccggagggggagggggagctcggACTGTGgccggaggggggaggggagctcGGACTGTGgccggaggggggaggggagctcGGACTGTGgccggaggggggaggggagctcAGACCGGGGCCAGAGGGGGAGCTCAGACCGgggccagagggggagggggagctcggACCGgggccagagggggagggggaggtcggACCAGggccggagggggagggggagctcggACTGTGgccggaggggggaggggagctcGGACTGTGgccggaggggggaggggagctcAGACCGGGGCCAGAGGGGGAGCTCAGACCGgggccagagggggagggggagctcggACCGgggccagagggggagggggagctcggACCGGGGCCAGAGGGGGAGCTTGGACtggggctggagggggagggggataggagAATGGAGGCAAGATTGACTTGGGGGCTGGTGTTGAAATCTGAAACAGCAGCAATTTTAAGGGTTACTGGACCTTGTGAAGTTTTAGACCTTTCTGGGGAAGCTTGTGTTCCCAGAGATTTTAGGTGGAATGTGGTTCTGGAATCTGACTGGGAATCCTTTGTTGCTGGGACTTCTCCTGGCTGCAACTGAGCTTGAGTCCTCAGTCCTTGATCTGAAGGATGGCCTGGGAGCTTAGGATGTCCAGGAGACCAGGAAGACTGATGGTTCCAGGGAGGCCCTGGTCTCCCCTGCACTGTTGACATGCTGGGATATTCCGGAATGATTTGCTGCCCCTGTCCAGTTGATGTAGAGAACATCACAGCCTCTCCTTTGCTGAGGTCAACTCGcttaccctccccccacactgagGAAGACAATGGAGTCAGAGTTCGCAGCTCCAAGGCTCTTGTATCAATTTCTCTATGGTTCACGTCTGGTACAAGCACTAGGAATGAGAACAAAACGTGATTGGAATTTCATCAGCAGAGCCTGGCACTCAGATACACGCCTGGAATTTTAATACTACTCGAACTGCATTGTTCCCTCATCACTCATACCATGTTTGATTGACAAACTGAattgcagcaacacccacatactAGACAGTGACAGACTGACAAGAATCAGAAACAGAAAAACACATggtttgcatttatttagcaccttgagcatcccaaggtgtttcagagGGGCATTATCAATCAAAATTGACACAAAAGCCACATTAGGAGATAATAtggtagatgaccaaaagctttgtcaaagaggtaggttctaaGGATTGTCTTAAGGGGAGAAAGAGGTAACAAGGCAGCGAGGTTTAATGGATGGAATTCCACAGTTTAGGgtctgaaggcacagctgccaatggtggcatGATTAAAAATCAGGAATGTGCAAGTGGCCAAAATTGGAGGGGCAGATATCTTGGGCATGGAGTCCTagagttggaggaagttacagcaaAAGAGAAGGTTCTGTATGTAaatcactagttaggccacagctagagtactgcatatTGTTCTGGTCAtcgtattataggaaggatgtgattgcactaaagaGGGTACAGAGAAGAATTATAAGGATGTCGCCAGAAATGTAGATCtttaactatgaggaaagattggatcgactggggttgttttctttgtaacagagaaagttgaggggagatttaattgaggtctaTAAAATTGTGAGTGgcttagatagagtggataggaaggacctgtTCCCCTTAGTAGAAAGATcaataaccaggtggcataggtttaaagtaattggcagaaggattagaggagaatTGAAGAGTGTTTTTTTCAACCAGAAGGTTgtgaggatctggaattcactgtctgaaagggtgtttgaggcagaaacccttataTTTAAAAATACTTCAACCTGCATTTGAAGTGCCATAACCCATAAGGCCACAgatcaagagctggaaagtgggattagaagggATAATTGTGTTTCGGCTGGcagagacaatgggctgaatggcctccttctgtgctagaattttccatgtttctaagaatcagatacacacacacacacacacacatttggatACACAAGAGTCACACACAGTCAGGGAGACACCCACAGTTAGTACAGATGTAGACATATATATGCACAAACAGATTCACATACCTACTTTCAAGAGAAAGGCCATAAACATTTCCAAATGTCTCATGTGGTTTATAATGTATCACAACTCACCCGAGTACCGCAGGGTGAATCCTTGTTTCATGCCGTACGCTGCTCGCAGGGTGACAACACCCGGCCCTTTCCCTCGAATCACTAGCTTTCTACCAACCTCAGGAATACTCCTGAATGAGTCACAGAACCGTCTTTCCTTCTGTGTTGGCCCCAGTTTGATGGCCAGATAAGCAGAGGTGCAGCTGGTGTCTGTCCAGGGTACCGTATGGTATGAGATAACCTCTAATTCAACAGTCGCTGAAGAGGGTGCTTGCAGAATCCAGGAGCACGTGGTCCCATTGATGGAGTCAGTCACCAGTAGGATTCTACTGGTGACACTGGGCAGCAGAACACCACCACAGTCCGGCTGCACTGAAGCGAGTAGAAATCCTGCAGGACACAAACCCCTGATTAATTTCATTTCAGAAGTTTGAATTCTGTACtgataaaattctcatcctgtgtCAAAATCCCTTGATGGCCTCATGCccccctatctttgtaacctcctccagccctacaagcttctgagatctctgcgctcctgcaGTTCTGGCCACTTGAGTATGCCACCACTGATGGACATGCTTTCCACTGCCAAGGCCCTGAGCCCtgcagttccctccctaaacgtctcgacctctctttccttctttaagacactccctaaATCTTATCACTTTggtcaagcttttggccatctatcctgctatctcattatggGGTTCTCTCTgtcaattttgtttgataatgctcatgGGAAGTACCTTGAtatgtttcactatgttaaagacgctatataagttgttgttgttgtgtgtTTGTTTATTCCTTTATCCCATTCTCCTCCCCTCCTAAAGGCATCAGCTGTTGCCATATTACCATTCCTCAGCCACAGCCGTCCTTCTAtagctcacccacccactcggCCATGACCCTAGACTTTTAAAATCTCAGGAAACGCTAATGTGCTTTACAGACAATAaagtactcttgaagtgtagttagtattgtaatgtgggaaacgtgTCGGCCAGTTTGCACATAGCAAAATCTCAAAAAAGAACAACATGATATTGACCAGATAATTGGTTCTAGTAATGGTGGCCTTAGAATAAATATTAGGCCAGGACACAAGGAATTACCCtactctcctttgaaatagtCCCATGAGACCTTTAATTACCTGTTATATACATGCTAAATCCTgtactgaacacacacacacagtcctgttatacacacagagtCAGCACCGGGAattctcagtcctgttatatgcACAGAGTCAGCACTGGaaactctcagtcctgttatacacacagagtCAGCACCAGgaactctcagtcctgttatacacagagTCAGCACCAGgaactctcagtcctgttatacacacagagtCAGCACCGGgaactctcagtcctgttatacacacagagtCAGCACCGGgaactctcagtcctgttatacacacagagtCAGCACTGGgaactctcagtcctgttatacacacacagtcagcactgggaactctcagtcctgttatacacacagagtCAGCACCGGgaactctcagtcctgttatacacacagagtCCGCACCAGgaactctcagtcctgttatatgcACAGAGTCAGCACCGGGAACTCTCAGTCTTGTTATACACACAGAGTCAGCACTGGGAACTCTCAGCCCTGTTATATACACAGCTGgaactctcagtcctgttaaacacacacattcagagctggaacacagatctgttgcacacacacacactcagtgcgcGATAGAAAGCCCTGTTGAACACAGTAAGTTCTcgaactcagtcctgttacaccgCTGGAAGGGCAACTTCCAAACACGAAGCTTTCTAGGATCAGTGAGGGCCATCCGGACCCCCATAAATATGCAACGCAGAATTTACAGTAATATACAATAATTTCTGGAATATAACAGTATAGAACGCGATGTAATAAATATAATGCAAAACAATCCCAGAATAGATAGATCTCCCCACACTCCGCTCCTATGTCCCTGAGTGTCGGAGTGAATGCCGAGGATACCTGCgctggagagaagcagcagccaGCTGGCCCGAGCCAACATAGTCCTGCTTCTTCGCTGCTGCCCAGAGGCTGGAGTGGAAGAAGCCGAGGTGCCGGGAGAGGGGAGCAAACTGCAGCCGGCCCGGGAGCTGCATTTATCGGCAGGAGGATGGGTCGGAGCTGCCGATATCTGAGATCTTGTGGTTGGAAGGCAGCCGGAGAGGATTTCCGTCTGTGAGCCGGTCAGGGAAATGGGAGATCCCGCGTgtctgaggggggtgggggacagtCAACACCCAGTGTGGCATTGGGaaaagggagtgggaggggagagagagcccggaccaagagagagggaagagacagAGGAGAGGCAATTGAGAGAAAacgatcttacagcacagaagacagctattcggcccatcgtgtctgtgccagctttgAGAGCTATGCAGTTAGTCCCGCTATAGATAGATAAACCAACCGGGAAAATAAAAAGATAATTTAGTGCCTATTAGCAGTAAAGCGCGGTATACATGGGGGAATTTGGGGTGTGGTGAATTATACTTGAAAATGCTGCTCGCTCGTGCCACAATGCGGCCAAAACCAAGAGTACGGAAACGACGTGAGATTCCCTCGTCTGCGCCCGCCAATTTTATCAGGATCGCGAACCCAGGAGTCGTTCTGGAGTCAGGATAAGACTCCAGGTCCTGATTGCTACTCAGTGACCCCCTACGGAAAGGCGGGCTTTGCCTGTGACAATTTCACTTTCAATTAAGATTAGTTTACATTTGCAGGTAAAATGATTCCTGCCTGCAAACATACATGTTTGTATTTCTATCTAACTCGTTTTGCTTGCCTCCCCTTAAGTTCATTGTGCTATAGCTATTCTGCAAGGACTATTTTCTAACCTGCTACTTTCGCGGAGTGAGCTTAAGTGTATCAGATTCTTGACTGAGAAAGCTATGGGAATGTTTGTACTAACCACAAACAAAACTTAAAAGGAACCTAGTTCTGATCTCCGTACCACAAAAAGGACATAGAGGGAATAGAGAAGGTGGAAAAAAATGATTTAcaacagaactgagaggttataactacCAGGAAAGACTAAATAGGTTGGAATTCTTTTCTGTAGAGAGAAGCCCAATGGATGATCTGATAGAGGTCTTTGAAGTTCTGAAGGGGTTCCGTGGGATAGCTGTAGATATTTGCCACATGTGTTTGAGACCAATACGAGGTGACATAAGTgagagtcactaataaatccaataggaattCAGACAAtggtagaatgtggaactcgcgaCCACATGGAGTGTTTGAGGGAAATGACAGATACATTTAAGATTAAGCAAGATAAGTACACAATGGAGACAGAAATCAAAGGATAGTGTATTAGGTGAGGCTCATATGGAACACAAATgacagcatggactggttgggcggaatggtctctttctgtgctgtacagcCTTATGTAAATTTTATGTAAAGCTCTGAAATCACTTCCTAAAACATTTTTCCtctttaaaaccaacctctttgatcaAATTTTTGGTCTTTTGCTCTCATGGCACCTTTTTTGGCTTGGTGCCAATTTTTATCTAATTAATGCTGttgcaaagcaccttgggacttttgaaactacattaaaggtgctatataaatgcaatttcttttaTGGTTTAGTACCACACATCACTAAGTGGCAAAGCATGAAACTAGCAAA is a genomic window of Carcharodon carcharias isolate sCarCar2 chromosome 15, sCarCar2.pri, whole genome shotgun sequence containing:
- the si:ch211-14k19.8 gene encoding mucin-17 isoform X2; protein product: MNQSRTKLNSQPALDSSERPWGTDSNSEQLPLLTSTWTVEPAEMNTSEEDMDTRNDANTRPVSISLGGPKSPLKISGDLVTSISPNTDQASTTQSAGTMPPMAFKIPSVTASISGDEVSNDQWRSSQQGRSCTHGITLSADPEIELVTRPQSWDEVKVPVTSTPAHDLSAHLSILADEGIVEIFPGSGSVNRVERSSTASDTAWTESQDQNSLPGVPANPSELITPHSEQGRKQESESDQHTLFFSQTTDISELLSTQNVNTQNLVNSFKMDPVVGAVNQLETTHWTLDFKGTSSDFDGSITSTLNQVMIKSVSNSGNMFEVPELMTHSSNLPVQEGAKKDTTTLSYESGPSGSECLPEILPTVASLSSAITTQSARSQFPVTDKNALTTQGELFTNRILSSISLTPGMTFAANSVDGSGGEMVSSEVTEDSGGVTGRGSEILSTRDTPVEGDGNVTLLTFTKDGTTKVMATHSQRLEVTPRAKSSSGISVIFDLPGTEKNGNRMNTLHDSTIEMMVTVEPSGKTTWFEGGTSSPSNSGGKNTGGSQTEGNIVYGDRVPSFSPRTPAPEPITPQPPASVSPTSVEVDHSASPPKEIFPTTLSLTWLPERSSTDLEASPSLSSTRGTIAPTLSKTKMPRSDNPISSSGRTTEAQTSAGERLRETLTSVMNQTFQKVTEMNRSVIASGTPSFTPGSLDQAQPDTRPPTSPLLPVLTDSVVSVTNLAQLLPSISTFETASQPSSDQTGTGSSQTFGSSSATSGVSDRGEPTWPTTIDLKITVPPPPAFSSAEEEEKLVTSEETTLSWMLRVNQLGSQPNDGSPVTHVGTKDLNSNVSQSAKPTGNKQWQREILSTLAAAHSATTEGFWTWGQSDLGTLSTGHGVVPTSGSSASPEGATSLPAVTIIAKSVITHRIPTTPTPRRSDSWTLGKVDTSPNSPTPGLGMLISLTPTSQPLHSHINPTPSERAVQTTMHQPTLGTLRELMNSVPSSTPTEKRKQIFIVGNKLPLIKEGVTVKIPTKLILDKNFTVQLEDSTSEEYQNLAKDFTHKVSPFYKKLPGFKQLLVKYFSAGSVLIEFDVVFIAKEIQAYLLDPNSIFNVTGLYNAILGGFEIDRARVLRVYVSEDFIALCGEVFSCQTGFQCIHSDTKNVSCTSLCHVGYCKNSGICTHNQGQGPICHYKRFSRFDDFSNQYQSQSWLNYSVSSLDNPGFSNSDELIHLQMLDSSYYSCHEESVTGTYSSWRTAPHDRSTFRHSLQNNLDVSINSINEHAGDSGKASDLSVYSWPIEPLQWSPFPILYQLSRDRPFKARRPRSYCEGMELVSMERNWTA
- the si:ch211-14k19.8 gene encoding mucin-17 isoform X1; this translates as MNQSRTKLNSQPALDSSERPWGTDSNSEQLPLLTSTWTVEPAEMNTSEEDMDTRNDANTRPVSISLGGPKSPLKISGDLVTSISPNTDQASTTQSAGTMPPMAFKIPSVTASISGDEVSNDQWRSSQQGRSCTHGITLSADPEIELVTRPQSWDEVKVPVTSTPAHDLSAHLSILADEGIVEIFPGSGSVNRVERSSTASDTAWTESQDQNSLPGVPANPSELITPHSEQGRKQESESDQHTLFFSQTTDISELLSTQNVNTQNLVNSFKMDPVVGAVNQLETTHWTLDFKGTSSDFDGSITSTLNQVMIKSVSNSGNMFEVPELMTHSSNLPVQEGAKKDTTTLSYESGPSGSECLPEILPTVASLSSAITTQSARSQFPVTDKNALTTQGELFTNRILSSISLTPGMTFAANSVDGSGGEMVSSEVTEDSGGVTGRGSEILSTRDTPVEGDGNVTLLTFTKDGTTKVMATHSQRLEVTPRAKSSSGISVIFDLPGTEKNGNRMNTLHDSTIEMMVTVEPSGKTTWFEGGTSSPSNSGGKNTGGSQTEGNIVYGDRVPSFSPRTPAPEPITPQPPASVSPTSVEVDHSASPPKEIFPTTLSLTWLPERSSTDLEASPSLSSTRGTIAPTLSKTKMPRSDNPISSSGRTTEAQTSAGERLRETLTSVMNQTFQKVTEMNRSVIASGTPSFTPGSLDQAQPDTRPPTSPLLPVLTDSVVSVTNLAQLLPSISTFETASQPSSDQTGTGSSQTFGSSSATSGVSDRGEPTWPTTIDLKITVPPPPAFSSAEEEEKLVTSEETTLSWMLRVNQLGSQPNDGSPVTHVGTKDLNSNVSQSAKPTGNKQWQREILSTLAAAHSATTEGFWTWGQSDLGTLSTGHGVVPTSGSSASPEGATSLPAVTIIAKSVITHRIPTTPTPRRSDSWTLGKVDTSPNSPTPGLGMLISLTPTSQPLHSHINPTPSERAVQTTMHQPTLGTLRELMNSVPSSTPTEKRKQIFIVGNKLPLIKEGVTVKIPTKLILDKNFTVQLEDSTSEEYQNLAKDFTHKVSPFYKKLPGFKQLLVKYFSAGSVLIEFDVVFIAKEIQAYLLDPNSIFNVTGLYNAILGGFEIDRARVLRVYVSEDFIALCGEVFSCQTGFQCIHSDTKNVSCTSLCHVGYCKNSGICTHNQGQGPICQCPVGIDYWFMGPRCDHRMTRQNLIGIALGVVLSLLVVITAVAIAILRRFKVLLIEAKIDQTKSSYKRFSRFDDFSNQYQSQSWLNYSVSSLDNPGFSNSDELIHLQMLDSSYYSCHEESVTGTYSSWRTAPHDRSTFRHSLQNNLDVSINSINEHAGDSGKASDLSVYSWPIEPLQWSPFPILYQLSRDRPFKARRPRSYCEGMELVSMERNWTA
- the LOC121288382 gene encoding uncharacterized protein LOC121288382; the protein is MLARASWLLLLSSAGFLLASVQPDCGGVLLPSVTSRILLVTDSINGTTCSWILQAPSSATVELEVISYHTVPWTDTSCTSAYLAIKLGPTQKERRFCDSFRSIPEVGRKLVIRGKGPGVVTLRAAYGMKQGFTLRYSVLVPDVNHREIDTRALELRTLTPLSSSVWGEGKRVDLSKGEAVMFSTSTGQGQQIIPEYPSMSTVQGRPGPPWNHQSSWSPGHPKLPGHPSDQGLRTQAQLQPGEVPATKDSQSDSRTTFHLKSLGTQASPERSKTSQGPVTLKIAAVSDFNTSPQVNLASILLSPSPSSPSPSSPSGPGPSSPSPSGPVQVRSIIRHY